DNA from Lemur catta isolate mLemCat1 chromosome 7, mLemCat1.pri, whole genome shotgun sequence:
CCAGGGAAGTTCCTAGGGGAGGCCCTCCCTCCATAATTAGCAATTGCTCCACTTTTCTGTAGAAGGAGCCCATGGGGAGGCAGAACCACAGCATCCCCAAGGGTCCGATACTGCACCGTTCCCCACCTGTCCCCCCCGGCTGCGGCACAGCTTCTGGTTAAGCACAGGGCCATCACCTTGCTGTCTCTAGTGCTTTGTGAAGACACGCCTGAATTGTTCACGTGGTTCTGATTAGAGGGCATCATCCTAATGGAGCATTTGCGCCTCTCCTTCGAGCCTGTCGAGGGAGGGTGTCAGGACAAATGTCAGACTCAGGCCTTGGCGTGGACAGGTCTGCAGTAGATCCCAGCACTGCCCTGTACGTGCTCTGCTTGGCCCTTCTGGACCCCAAGgccctcatctgtaaactggcaAAAACAATAGAGCCTGTATCCTGGATTGTGCTGTGAGAGTTGACCGGCTTACCAAAAGTAAAGTGCTTAGCATCGTGTCTGGAACATTCTGAGCAGTGAAATTATTGGCTTTCACCCTTAAAGAGGTGAGGCTTTCTCAAGGAGCGGCTCTTTATCTTCTCCGACACCACAGTAATCGATCGCACTTAGAGTGGGAGAGggtaaaggaaaaggaagagatggaACACTTTAGAGGAGGACACAGGAAGAATCTTGGCCCCCAGCCCACAGTTGCTCAACTGCGGGCCGCTATGAGCCGCAGAATTCAGGGCTGGGAGTCAGACTGCGGGGTGCTCAGCCAGGttgccttctcttcctcctctccctcccccgtGCTCACCTACCCACCCAGCTCCTTGCCAATCTCACATGCTCTTTTTGGTCTTGCAGAATGTGGGGCAGGTCTGGGAGGTCCTGAGCACCCAGACCTGAGTGATGGCAGCCAGCATGTAAACTCCTCTTGCTATCCATCTACGTGCATTACGGACATTCTGCTCAGCTACAAGCACCCTGAGGTCTCCTTCAGCATGGAACAGGCGGGAGTGTAACGAGAAACAGTGAGTGTCACCCTGGCCATGGTCAAGCCAGCCCTTCGCCCAGTGCCGGCTCTTGATCCTGTTCACGAGTGGTGGCCAGTGAAATGGACAAGGCCGCTCTTCCCCTCATGGCCttcacattttcctgctttttcatTAAGCACTATGCTAGTTTCAGGGCATGGATAGGGGCACACAGAGGAAATGCCAGACACAGCCCCTTCATTTAATTCTGGGGCTAAGACACAAGACCTGCCCCGTGTTATAGGTGCTATAGCCACACAGACAGAAGTGAACTACGGCTCCAAAGGATAGCGGTGACCTCTGGCCAGTGTAATAAGGACAGGAGGAAGTCCTTAAACTCAGTCCTATAGGATAAAACCCAGCAAGAAAACACTTCCAGCCCTATTTTTTAAGGCTGTACAGAAGCAAGTGGCAGGATATTCCAGACAGGGGAAATAAGTAATCAGAGGCCAGTGGTAGGAAATGGGTAAATTGACTAGTTTGGCTGGCAAAGGGTCCACAGCAGGTGTTGTTGGTTCTGTCTCTGAAAAATCTTTGACAGAAAAGACTTGATGAAAGTGAAGCCATCTGGCAAATCCATATTAGAACCTCAGCATGGCAGCCTCTTAAAACACCTGGGGTGAAAGGGAGCCAGgtgcatcttttaaaaaagttttcaatcGAATATTTGTATCTTGCTCTTTACAAACTAATTCTCTTCTGTGTCTGCTTTGTTGCAGGTTTTGTGTACAGCTTGGGAATTAAAAGGTTGATTTTTAAACCAACAGTATCTAGCAGCGTTGCGCCAAATTGCCATTGTGTTTCTCTCCACCCGGATATCGTGGCCCTTTCCTCACGTTCGGTTCATCAGTGTGCTGTTCTTGCGGGCTCTGAGGGGGTTTTGCCATGTTTGCTTGTATGACCAAGTCACCaaggaaataaacaggaaatTTGTGTTCTCCATCTTTTGTGACAGTGTAATAGAGTTGgtggttttcttgttttgtttttgggtttgtttgtgggatttttgttttgtttgttatgtTTTCTCTTGGAGgtgatttactttcttttcttccttccttttttttgtttctgttttttgttttttgttgttttattttgggttcttttttctttctttctttcctattttgagACAGTTAGAGCTCAGAGACCAGGGGCCTCAGGGCCACTTCCTCCCTAGCCTTCATCAATAGAGCACCCTCTATTCCTCTTCATTGCTCTTCCGCAGGAGCAAATACTAAAGGATAACATCCTCTGGAATCTTAGTGGccaggaaaaggagagaggaccAGGGATGGCCTCTGGCACTTAGAGAACAAAGAgagagcaaagaaagagaaacccCCAAGCCTGGAACCTAGAGAAGTCTTTACTGCTGGGATCCACTGGAAAATGTGTCTGGCCCAGCCGAGATCGTATCAAGACTTTAGAGTGGAGGCTGGAGACTTAGCATAGGTGGGCTGCCAGTTAGAATGGCTCTGTCTGAGCCCTCTCTTTGGTGTATAACTCAGCCCCCCTCTTGTAACCTGGAAAGTTGGTTGCCATTACCATCCTGCTGGTTCTACCCGTGGACTGAACACTGAACAGTGGTGCATTATGCTTTTTGTGTCAtctttcattctcattttatattatGCTATAATAAGGATTGTTtctccatatatatacacacatctataTACATGCTTtccacatatatgtgtgtgtgtgtgtgtatatatatatgctttcCCCTTTCAGCCTCTTTGTTAGAAGCAAGAAGCACAGGAGGTTGTCTTGGGTCCTGCCTCCTTCCTAAccgctgcctcctcctccctgggcatcCTCAGCCcctatattttaattcttaatcATGTAGGAATTGTTTTTGGTAAATGttgatattattgttattattattattaataaataaagacaaagggatttttgtttaaaagaaatgtttaaccAGATTCTGTTCTATTTGAATTGTGACTTGCACCTTTTGTTCAAGTATTTCCTTTAGGCATTGCAATTGTGAACAGCTCTGACTCGTGCCAGTGACAGACGCAGCGGTCTCCTTTCCCCAGCTGAAGCAGTGCATACGCAATAGCTATTGTCTGTGtcattatctttctttctcttcactgtTAGAAACCAAAGTCTCCTCTGCCGGCTGGGGGCTGAGAGAGGATCTGGGTTATCCCCTTCTGATCTTCAAAACAAGAGAGAGATGTTAAATATTCTGACTCTCAATCCTTTTTTCTGGGAAAGGAGAGTAAGACATCCTGAGTCCCCTCCTAGTCTTTCATCCTGAATTTGCACAGAAGAAAGCGGGTGCCCAGCATGGCTGTCCTGGCGTTGCTGGCAGGATCCCCATGCAGCTTGTCCTTCTCCACTGATACTGGCAGCTCGGCTCCTGGACCCAATATCCCTTGTGGATTTCTGCAGCGCAAGAGCCTTTCTTGGGATCTGTCCTGTGTTTCCAATGGTCCCCAATCTTCTCTTCACTTGGTGGGGCCACCAACTACTCACGAGAAGGAGGCAAACCAAGAAAGCCCTAAAAGTTATTGTTTGACTTCTCTGGGCTTGTTCCAACTCGGATGCCCCCAATGCGCCCTGCCACGACCACACGCTCAGGCTGATCTGTTTACATGGTACTGGACGTATGGAGAGCAGTCTGCAGCCTCCAGCAACCACCCAGACGGAAGCCAGCGAGCCTATTAACCGTGCCATCTTGCGaactacacttttaaaaaaacattgctTTGTATTGTAGTAACCAATATGCGCAGTATATGTTGAATGTATATGAACATACTTTCctatttctgttctttgaaaatgtcagaagtatttttttctttctcatttatgttgaactaaaaaaggattaaaaaaaaatctccagattCACATTGCTTCAAGaccttttgtcctttttttggTAGGGCACTTACAACTTAGTGACTTATTTGGACAGCAGGaggttgtgaaaataaaaatctgatcaTGTTCTTATGCTGATGTAGTATTTGCCTTGTGGTTTGGAGTCTAGTTGGGAGAAGCATCCAGGTGGGTGGAAGCTGGAATGCTGGAGGCTGGAGAAGTGTCCCAAGCTTAGGGTGGGGCTTTGAGTGATTCATTATCCCACCTCACCGTATGAAACCAGCATGCTCTAGAAGCCTGAACTCAGCTTCACGCTGTGTCCCCAGGAACCCAGCTTGAACTCTGCACCCTTACAAGGGAGCATTTGAGTTTGCTGAGTTGCATGGAAAACAGATTCCTTGAAAGGGTACTTTTGAAGGAGTAGAGAGAAGGGAGATCTCAAAGAGTTGGCACAGGCTGGATCCTTTATGAGGTGACCCCAATGGGCTAGTAATACGAAAGCCAAATGAGTGTTAGGACAAGAAGGGGACTTTTCCTATAGTTTTCCCCTTTTTCTACACCTGGACTCCAAAGGACAGGGTAGAATTTCCAGCAGGGTCCCAAGCATGGCTAAGTGATAGCTGGTTGAGGGTCTTCTATGAAGAAAGCTTAGCAACACTGGAAACACTGAGTTTGTAGAAAAAACCGAAAGGAAGGAATTTACAAAAGCTTTCCAGTCCCTGGGGGACTAGAAAGTCACTGTGGGGCTGTTTAGAACAGCAAAGAGCCTTCTCAAAAAGGGTCTTCTAGAAATCCTGAGTCTGTACACACTCCCATGCAAGGCTAGGTGAGTCTGTGGAACCAGTGATAACACGCAGATGCCTTCCAACAACTTGTAACGCCTTTTGCAGCAGGTGCCACCCCCTCCTGAAGCCAGCCAGGATGCCTTTGGGCTAGAGGTAGGAGTGAGCCTCTGGAGGAAATGGGGCACTGCCTCCTGGGTACGGACCTGGAGATCTCTGAGCTCCAGAAAGCAAGCCATGCCGGCAGCTCCTCATGCAGCGTCTTCCTGACTGCGTGTGAGCCCCCACCCCGCTCCAGCTGCAAAGGTCACAAGTCAGAGGGCTGCCGCGCCTACCTGTGCGGGTCAAAGACGAGCTCTGTCTTGGCCTCCGTCtcccaggcaggagggcaggagagaatCTTGCACAGTTGGTTACAATTCCCTGTCCTAGGTTCTAATTTGGGGATCTCTCACAAGAGTTGCAACAAAATTACCAATGAGGAAGTACTGGGGAGACGTCCTCTCCCCCCTGCTCAGCCTGCACCTCCTCCGCCCCGCTCTGCCATCCTGGCCCCCACCACATGTGCTCAGAGGAAATGTTCTGAGCAGGGGCTGGTGCACGGCTGAGTCCCCTCCCAAGGCCCGCTCCTCCCTAAGACCCTTGACTAGTCTGGTGACCCTTCCTTTAGTGTGCGACTGTcagtcattgaacaaatatttggtgagtgtctgctatgtgccaggcccaaCGGGACAGAGTCCTCTCAATGCAGACCGGTCAGCCTGCTGGGACATAAATTGTGAAAGGAGTCGCTAATCATTCCGATGGAAATCCACTCCTGCAGCAGCTGCCAGCACTCTCACTCGTGTGAGGGGACCCAGGGCCAGCACGCGGTGACCCAGTTCAGAAACAGTTGCTCTGGAGACTCAAGATTAGGGGGAGACAGGCTGGGAGCAAGGGCCTACGCTGGTGGGCCCCACATCCACCAAACAGCGAGTCCAATCCACGGACACCGACACCTCTAACAACGTCTGGCTGGGCCCGAAGTCTGAGTCTGTGACGAGCCCAGTTGGTTGTTTGTTTTCCCATAGGCCTCTGTCCAGAAAGacctccttcctttcccaggtGTTAGTAAAGCGGGGCTTGGTCTAGTTTAAGCCAAATATCTTGTAATGAAATGGAGAAGACACACTagtaaataagaatattaaaagaaagaaacatcctGCTTGGTCAGATGCTGTCCAACAGCACCCCCTGTCCCAGTGCCCTGGTGTCCCTGAGCCGGGAAACTGAGAGGTCCCTGAACAAAGGACAAGGGCTGTGAGTGATGGCTGCCAGCGGCTCTGTCGCTGTTGGCCAACAGGCCACCATCAAAGAACTAGAAGCCAGATTCCCAGCCCGGCCAGCACTAACTGTTATCCTAACAGCTGAAGGATGCAGGGCAGCTCTTAGCCGCTCTGAGCTGCACTTTTCCCACAGGCAAAATAACAAGGGTAAAATCTGGCCTCTTGCCTTACAGGGACATAACTAAGTTAGTTGTGAAAGTGCTTTGGCTACAAAAGAATTGTGCAAATGTTAGATATTAGGCTGAGCCATAATAATCATTTCAGTAATAAACCAATGAGAAGGGCAGAACTATGGCAAAGTAGCTCGGAGTCCCACCGGTAAGCTGCTGAGATTCCCCCACGTGCTGGCTGGGACAAGCTCTACCCACGAAAGAAAGGAATATCTCTTGGCTTGAGACACCTCTGAGCTGCCCCCACAGAGAGCTGGGATGGCCAAGTGGCGGCCAGGCTGACTGCTCACCAAGGCCACCTCCTATGCACGGTCCCACAGACTCCTGGGGCTGGTTCAGTCCTGGAAAAGACATCCCACAGCTCAGTATCTGCAAGTCAAGGCCAAGCAGACAACTGCGGGGCCCTTGCCTTCCCCCCTTCTGCCAGAAGCTAAGGGCTGGGGCTATGGTCTGACAAAGCCAGTGTGCTCATGGCTAGAACAGAGGACAGGGGATACATAGGGGAGAAAATACCAGAAGCCAGGATTTGGGACACAGAACAGTTACTATTTACTAAGTGATAGATATCTAACAGTTGTGCAGACCTGTTAAAATTTCatgcttaaaacaacataaatttactgtcttacagttctggaggtcagacgtCCAAAATGGGTCACACTAAGCTAAAATCATGGTGTCAGCAGAGCCATGCTGGTCTCTAGGGCAAAATccattcctttgccttttccaaCTTCGGGGGGTGGCGCTGCCCTCatcccttggctcatggcccccgCCAGCAGTCACATCACTCTGACCCCTGCTGCCATCCCCATGTTTCCTGCTCTGACCCCACTGCCTTTCTCTTGTGTATTTAAGGCCCCTTGTCATTGCAGTGGGCCCGCCGGGATGGTCCCGGCTAGCCACCCCGTCTCAGGGTTACACGTTTGCAAGATTCCCTTCACCATGTAAGGTaacagtcacaggttccagggatgagGACATGGACATCTTCGGGGGGCCGTTATTCTGCCCATCACACGGTAACTCCTGCTGTAACTCAGGGACATGGCATGTTCTACCATTATCTTTATTTAGCAGATAAGATACAGGTGTggagaggttatgtaacttgtccagggtcaaacagctcataagtggcagagctggaattcaaacccaaggTTTTCTGGCTCCAAGGCCTCTGAAGCAAAAGGCGTGAGACCAGCCACTCCTGGATCTGGCAGACAGAGATGCCAGGCTTGGGTTCCAGAGTGTTAGGGAGTTTCCTAGGGAGATGGTACAGGGCATATTTCTGCTCTGAGTCCTAAGTCCAGAGACCTAGGTTCTAGATCCAGCCCTGCCTCTAACTCACTGAGAGATGAGAGACGTTGAGCAAATTCCCTGCACTCTCTGCAGTCTCCTTATCTGAGAGATGGGGACGGGAGGAGGCTAGAGTGACCTGACAGGCCCTCTTGGCTTGCACGCTTATGAGCTCTGCGCCTGAGGTCCTGTCAGTGACCAGCCGTGGGAGCTCTGGGCCTTCCAGGAAGAACCTTACAAGGTGGTGCTGCAAACACCACCAACATCCAGAACTTTACATTCACAGGCTCCTGGGGGGTTCTGACAACCGCGACCATGCTtggtcccattttgcagataggacactgaggcccagggagctcACAGAACTTGCTTGCGATCTTCCTCCTGAGAAGCCAGgtctcctgccacctccctgtCCAGGGGCTTCCCCCCACCCCGGGGGGTTCCTAAGGGCTACTAGCATCCATTCTCACCTGTGTGTGATCAAGTGGCAATATGAACAAGGCAAAGCTACACATCTTCAATTCAAGTGACATGAGTTCTGTGATTTGATTCTGAGATTATGCCTTTTTGGTgttaaaaagtcttttcttttctgaagtgaTCGTCAAGGTAGACAGTGAGGATTTTTCAGACGGGGTGCAGAAGGTAATATCTTTGTATAACTAAATTAAAAGCTGGCAACTCCGACTTGGTCCCTAGGGATGTGAGAGGTCTCTGGAAACTCAGTGTGGGGCCGCTGGGCCGCCCTCCGCTCTCCCCAGGCAAGTCCTGAGCACCACAGTTTCCCCGCTCTACCTGTACCGGCTCAGGAGGCCCGCAGAGGGCTGGCGGAGAGGTGTGCAGCACCTGCCGGGGCTACTGAAGGGtgctggtgggaggaggggacggggcTGAGGGGCGTGAAACAATCTCCTGGAATGCAAGCAGACGTGGGGGAGGAGGTCTGGGGGGAGGAgcgtccctcccctcctctcctcttgcTGCACATGGACAACGGCACCCCCCACACGCTCGCATGGAGGGGCAGGGGATGCGTGCAGGTAACCCCCAACCTAGGGACCTGCAAccactccctccacccccacccgaACCCTTgatccctgccctgcagcccctggggctTTCTGTTTGCCCACTCTATTTGCCCGGCGCCAGGGACAAGGCTGATCCTTGAACTCTAAGTTCCACATGGCCAGGACCAGTGAGCAGCGACAGGGGCCGGGCTGAGCTTATCAGCCTCCCAGCCCGGCCCCTGGCCAGAGACATAAATAGGGCGTTGGAGAGCGAGCGCTCACACGCTGCTAGAGGGAGGTAAGTGCTGCTGCCCGCCCCAGGTTACTCGGGCTCCCCAGCCCTAGGCATCTGAGGCTCAGGCTCTGTCCCAGGCTGGGGCTCTGGGGACATAAGGCCTTCTCCCACGCtgtggcccctcctcccctggctgCTTCTGCACCCTAGAAGACCCCCACTTAGCCAggcccctcttctcctccagGTCACCCACGCCCCTGCAGGATGAAAGCTGTGGTGCTGACCTTGGCCGTGCTCTTCCTGACGGGTAGGTACCCCCAGCCTAGGGAAGTGAACCATGGGGGGGCCTTCTCCCTGGACTCCTGTGGTCCACCCTcctgggcccagggagcagacTTTCTCATTAGCCCCCTCTCCCCCGCCTCCAAGCCTGGCATTTCGGCTCAGATCCCGGCCCAGAGCCAGCCTGATCTGGGTCTCCCCTCTCACCCGCAGGGAGCCAGGCTCGGCATTTCTGGCAGCAAGATGAGCCCCAGTCCCCCTGGGATCGAGTGAAGGATTTGGTCACTGTGTACGTCGACGCAGTCAAAGAAAGTGGCCGAGAATATGTGTCCCAGTTTGAAGCCTCCGCCTTGGGAAAACAGCTGGAGTAAGGACACAGCCTGGGGTCTGGGGCAGGGGTAGGGGCTACCGGTCCTAGGGGGCAGAGAGGCCTGTGGGAAGATGTTGTAACCAGACTGGCTGAATCCTCATCTGCTATTGGATGAGTTGGCCCCATCGATGGTCTTAATGGAGAAACCGGAATGGGATCCCTGGGCAAGGGACAGACCAGTGCTGCCTGATCAGTAACCACACCACCACATTCTGCCTGCAAGTGCAGCAAGCCCCTTCCCCTTCTTAACCACCTCTGCTCGCCCAGCAAGAGTGATGGCTGTCTTCAGAGAGAATGGACTGGAAGCATAGAGGCTAGGTCCTTCAAGGGCCCAGCTTTGGGGACAGGCAAAACCAGGAACCaatctcagctctgtctccttccagctcttctctgtgcctcagtccaTCTGCACCATGGGCCATGGTGGTGGGCGGGCAGGGGTACTGGGTGAGGGTGTACAGGAAAGGCCAGCCCCACAGCTACTGCACTTTTGGGGGCAGGTGATGCCCAGAGCTCATCCCGGGACAGCTGGGGCTGTGGGTTTGCCGCTCCAGGGCAAGCCAGGGGACCTGGGAGGCCACCCCTcagcccctctctctcctcctccagcctgaAACTCGGGAACAACTGGGACAGCCTCAGCGCCACCATCACCAAGCTGCGCGAAGATCTGGGCCCGGTGACCCAGGAGTTCTGGGATAACCTGGAGAAGCAGAcagaggggctgaggcaggagttgagCAAGGATCTGGAGGAGGTGAAGAAGAAGGTGCAGCCCTACCTGGACGACTTCCAGAAGAAGTGGCAGGAGGACCTGGAGCGCTACCGCCAGAAGGTGGAGCCGCTGGGCACGGAGCTGCGCGAGGGCGCGCGCCAGAAGTTGCAGGAGCTGCACGAGAAGCTGAGCCCGCTGGGCGAGGAGCTACGCGACCGCGCGCGCACCCACGTGGACGCGCTGCGCGCGCAGCTGGCGCCGCACACCGACGACCTGCGCCAGCGCCTGGCCGCGCGCCTCGAGGCGCTCAAGGAGGGCGGCCCCGGCAGCCTGGCCGAGTACCACGCCAAGGCCACCGAGCAGCTGAGAGCGCTGAGCGATAAGGCCAAGCCCGCGCTCGAGGACCTGCGCCAGGGCCTGCTGCCCCTGCTGGAGAACTTGAAGTCCAGCTTCCTGAGCGCCGTCGACGAGGCCACCAAGAAGCTGAACAGCCAGTGAGGCGCCCGCTCCCCTTGCCGGCGTTCGGGTTCTCAGAATAAACGTTTCCAAAGTGAGAAGCAGCTTCTTTCTTTGGGGAGGGTGGAGGCGGGGCGCGGGGTGCTCAAGGGGACCTCCAGGGGAGCCCGGAGCAGGGACTTCTGCCCGAGCTCAGCGACTCCAAGCCCAGACGGTCCCCTCCGTGGTCCTTTCAGGACCTTCATCGGTGTTGGAGGACCTGCTGGGCGCCTGGCTGgtcaggagggagggagtggagcCCCTGTCCTAAAAGGCAGAGGACCAGGCAAAGCGACAATCCAGTGCCAGGTGCCCTGACAGAGGCTCAAGCAAGACCTGCAGCCCCGAGGAGGATCAGAAAATGGGGTTGCCTTCGCTGGGAGCAGTGGGTTCCCTGTGCCCCAGAGGTGTCACCCTAAGGGAGCTGGGCACATAGAGGTGTCCACCTGGGCAGAGGACAGGAACCTCCTCCAGCCCTCTGGCTCTcagcagggtggggcaggcctCAAGGAGCCATTGGGTGTGACTTGAAGGGTTTGGCCAGGTGCAGATGGAGCCTTGAAGCTTGATCTGCCCTCCTttatttcaaaaaactaaaagaaacctCTCACACACTCCCCTTTTCTTTTCACAAGGCCAGTATCCCCTCCTACTGCTCCCACCCTACCCAGAAACGGACGCAGCTTCCTCAGGCACAGGTGGAAGCCAGCCAACCCGCCCCCTGTGGCTGCACGGGCTGCCACCCTGCTTTCTGCCAGCTCTGGTCCCAGTCAGAAAACTAACCACCACCTCTTGCAGGTAATTGGCACATTTTTATTCGCAAGATGCTCTTATACCCGTCGTCTCACTGCACCCTTCCTTCCCGGCATCCCGGGTAGATTGCCATCGGATCCGGGGCACGGCTGAGGAAGCTGAAGCTTGTAGAGGTCGTCACGTCACTCACCCAGTGACTAGCAGGATGGGCCAGGCTGCCCTTTTCAGACCTTCTGCCCCTGGGAAgccatgattatttttaaaaagtgcgcAGCGCTCGGGTTCATGGAGTGTGCACACATGCCTGCACGTTCTCAAGTTGCATCCCTGCGCACGGCCGGCCCCTCTCACACTCATGTCTGAACGtctctgtgtgcatgcatgtggcTTCACAGACCTGGCCGTGCACCCACAGAACCTTCCTGACACTCTCCCTGCAGGAAGGGAGGGGCCCCTCACGCAGGCCTCTGGAGAGACTGTCCTTCTGCATCTCCAGTGTGTCTTTCCAGACCCCTGGATAAAGGAGTGGGCTTTTTAGTTCCTAACCGACCAGAGCTACAGCAATAGGCATCCAGCCGGATTTGGTGGGAACACTTTCCAAATGTGGGTGCTGAGGTCCCTGGCCCTCtttggacagagagagagagaggcccagTTGGATTTCCAGAGAAAGCAGTCTCCAGGTGGGGCTGGACATACCAAAGCCACCAGGATCTGTAAAGGAGACCCCCAGCGCAGGAGTGACAAAGCCTTTATCTGTGCCAACTGAGCAGAATCTGGGCTGCTGACCTGGGCTGAAGGTCTGGCCCTGCCATTTGCTGGCTCTGTGACACACAGCAAGgaccttcacctctctgagcctcaacttaTTCATCTGAAGCGTGGGGGCCTGCTCAAGCCGTCTGTGGTTCTGGAGCTCTCAGATGTGACGTCTGTTGGGTGGAGGGGACACAAGGAAAGCAGCCTCTGTTGGGGTGGCCTCATGTTCCTTCTTGGTTCCCAGGACACTGCCCCCCAACTCCAATCCTGGTCCCAAGGGGCCAATCAGCAACCATTTACCTGGCACCTTTGACGTGCAGGTGCCCTACCGAACGCTTTTAAACActgtctcatttcattctcacagcaAACCTCCTGTGGAGGCGCTA
Protein-coding regions in this window:
- the APOA1 gene encoding apolipoprotein A-I; its protein translation is MKAVVLTLAVLFLTGSQARHFWQQDEPQSPWDRVKDLVTVYVDAVKESGREYVSQFEASALGKQLDLKLGNNWDSLSATITKLREDLGPVTQEFWDNLEKQTEGLRQELSKDLEEVKKKVQPYLDDFQKKWQEDLERYRQKVEPLGTELREGARQKLQELHEKLSPLGEELRDRARTHVDALRAQLAPHTDDLRQRLAARLEALKEGGPGSLAEYHAKATEQLRALSDKAKPALEDLRQGLLPLLENLKSSFLSAVDEATKKLNSQ